The sequence below is a genomic window from Lepus europaeus isolate LE1 chromosome 9, mLepTim1.pri, whole genome shotgun sequence.
AACCACAGGCAGGGCAGTTTCAGAGAAAGAATGTGCTGTACAGAGTGGCCACGCTCATAGATGGGCTCTACATTTCCTAGTAGCAATGATTCCTGTCGCTTGGAAATCCAGTACCTTCGTTTGTAACCTGAGGCTGACAGTTGAGCTGTTTTGTTCATTGAAGGTTAAATAGTTGCATGatgtcatgtttttaattttttcattagaTGGTATCATGAATGACAGGCGAAACTACCTCAAATCATTCCTTAGAAGAGAGGTGAACTTATTTGAAGATGCTATCTTCTCCCTCATACGGATAATGTGTTCTTTACATTAAATGTCTGAAACTTTTTCCCTTAAACCTTTAAACACATTTTCAAGTGTGTGTGTAAACCTACAATTTTACAATTAGAAAAGCAGTAAATCTGATTCGGAACATTTACTTAGGCATGAGACAGATGGTAATCCTATAAAAAGATGGCATGTATTTTTGGAAGTgcaaacagaaaaacagataCTCTTAAAAATTCCAGGGTAATCTTTGCCTAGAAaatgttggggagagagaaaataccATATGGTCTAATAGACGTTTTATAGTTTGTAATATCTAGGAttgaattttgtttctttaatattaGTTCTGAGCTGTACATGGATTGatagttgaaaaaataataactttgaaGTAGACAATTGCCAGGTACTTTTACTGGGAttgccagtttttgttttttgtaatgtGGATTTGGTAGCAGGAAGCAAAACTATTTGAACCCCAAATTTGGTGGAGTTGATTGAGTTCTCGCCAGCTCAGAGTCAGTGACTGATTCTGCTCTCAGGGCATTGTATACTTCTTTTGACTTGGGTGGAAGACATGGTGGTTAGACAGTGAGTTCATCTGTTTAGCAACTTAGTGTTTAAAAGTAACTGGTactccaaataaaaatattttttttttttttacaatttcaaTACTATAGTAACGGTAAGACTTTTGAAAATCATTTCTCCTTTTATCGATATGGTATTAATGATCCCCTGAGTAGTGTTAGTTTTAGTAAGAATGATATATTACAGGTTCCATGAATAACTTAAACATTTGTCACATTTCTCTTAACTCCTGTCTTGTATTACCATGGTCTTACCAATGGGTTTGTATTGCAGCTTATCCATTCacgtatctgtctctctcactggatTGAGACCCTAAGTCATTTATGAGTCCATATATTCCCACCCAGTGCTGAGCATGTTGCAAGCCCCTAGTAAGTCCACACTGACTATGATCAAAGCTAGAGCTGTGATTTTCTGCCAAGACATGGAGTGGCACTAACCTCTTGGGGAAGTGGAATTTTTCCCAAGTTGATGGTCTTGGTGTGGCAGAATATGACCATAGAGGAATGAAACATTATTCGTAGTTTAgtcaaaatgtttttgtaagGCAGTATTGCTAAGATCAGCTAATAGGACTTGTGGGACCACATTTTTGTCCTATGAGATAATGCAGAAAGACTATGGAATTGAAATCCTACCATTGCAACATGAAATAGTGTACTACAAAAGTTTAGAAAGTTTGTTTCTGGAGACAGAAGTAAAAATTTGATGTGGAATAttgtaaaaagaagaagaatgaaaaGCAATGATTTTAGAAATATTCTTCCTAATCATAATCTTCATCTCCTTGCACATAGGTCTGAGCTACAAATAGGAAGTTTTGTGTATGTCCTCTACACAAGGATGGCTTTCAGCCTGCACACGCTGTGCTTCTCCTAACCTCTGTGGCACTGGGAGGTGACTCAGAGGAGCCGTGTTCTCAAAGAACTCTCAAGCATAGAGGGATGTTTAAAGATGTTTAAGAGTGTTAAAGTGGCCTGGTTGGTGAGGAATCAAGGGACTGCTACTCTGCCAGTTCTACGCAGGACTTCATTGTTGAGTGCTTTGCTGGGACACAGACAGGTGCATGTCAGAGGAGGGAAGCCATGAGAACTGATGATCAAGATAACTGCATTGGTAGCATGGGAAGACATGAACCCTGGCCAGCTCATTAGGGATGAAACAAAAAAGCAAGgtgcagaaaggaaggaaggtcaGTGGAGGGCTTGTTCTTCGAATATTACCAAATCCTTGCCAGCTGCCCATTCTGTAGTAGGTACTCTGCTAGCTGAAATAGAAATCCCTGTTTTGTCAGAGTTGACTCTTGTTCACAGGCTGAAGGATTAacactgaataaaataaaacttgtggaaatattttaatgtgactctttgtttctttgtttctttctttttttttagaaaatggctTCACAGTTTAAATGAAGCTGGAAAAATACATCGATGCAGCATTGCAGCCTCTCCAAATGTTTGGGAATAATATTCCAGAGAGAAATTGAGCCCCTTGGATTAGATAACTCGTCATAATGAAGAAAATTAGTCTCAAAACCTTTCGGAAGTCTTTCAACTTGAATAAAAGTAAAGAAGAATCTGATTTCATGGTAGTACAACAACCATCCCTAGCTAGTGACTTTGGAAAAGATGATTCCTTGTTTGGTAGCTGCTATGGTAAAGAGATGGCCAGCTGTGATATCAACAGTGAAGATGAAAAAGGTGGGAAAAACAGATCGAAAAGTGAAAGCCTGATGGGTACATTGAAAAGACGCCTTTCTGCCAAACAGAAGCCCAAAGGCAAGGGCAGCACGCCCACAGGGGGCTCTGCCGACGAGGacaccttctcctcctcctctgcaccCATCGTCTTCAAGGATGTGAGAGCCCAGAGGCCCATCAGGTCCACTTCCCTCCGCAGTCACCACTACAGCCCCACGCCTTGGCCGCTTCGGCCTACAAACTCTGAGGAGACGTGCATCAAAATGGAGGTGAGAGTCAAAGCGCTGGTCCACTCTTCCAGCCCAAGTCCAGCGCTGAATGGTGTTCGAAAGGATTTTCAGGACCTTCAGTCTGAAACCGTGTGCCAAGAGCAGAGTAACTCGCTGAAGGGTTCGGACTCTCCGAACGGGGACTTGCATCTCCACCTGGATGAACATGTGCCTGTAGTTATTGGACTTATGCCTCAGGACTACATTCAGTACACCGTGCCTTTAGACGAGGGGATGTATCCTCTGGAAGGATCACGCAGCTATTGCCTGGACAGTTCTTCCCCCATGGAAGTCTCTGCAGTTCCTCCTCCAGGAGGAGGGAGCTCTTTTCCTGAAGATGAAAATCAGGTAGACCAGGATCTGGTGGTTGCCCCGGAGATCTTTGTGGATCCGTCTGTGAATGGCTTGTTGATCAGCACCACAGGAGTCATGTTGCAGAGCCCAAGAGCAAGTCATGATGATGTCcctccactctcaccattgctaccTCCAATGCAGAATAATCAAATCCAAAGGAACTTCAGTGGACTCACTGGCACAGATGCCCATGTGGCCGAAAGCGTGCGCTGTCATTTGAATTTTGACCCTAACTCTGCTCCTGGAGTTGCCAGAGTTTACGACTCAGTCCAGAGTAGTGGTCCCATGGTTGTGACAAGCCTTACAGAGGAGCTGAAAAAACTTGCAAAACAAGGATGGTACTGGGGGCCAATCACCCGCTGGGAGGCTGAGGGGAAGCTAGCAAATGTGCCCGATGGTTCTTTTCTTGTTCGGGATAGTTCTGATGACCGTTATCTTTTAAGCTTGAGCTTTCGCTCCCATGGTAAAACACTTCACACTAGAATTGAGCACTCAAATGGTAGGTTTAGCTTTTATGAACAACCAGATGTGGAAGGACATACGTCTATAGTTGATCTAATTGAGCATTCAATCAGGGACTCTGAAAATGGAGCTTTTTGTTATTCAAGGTCTCGGTTGCCTGGGTCTGCTACTTACCCTGTCAGACTGACGAATCCAGTGTCACGGTTCATGCAGGTGCGTTCTTTGCAGTACCTGTGTCGTTTTGTTATACGTCAGTATACCAGAATAGACTTAATTCAGAAACTGCCTTTGCCCAACAAAATGAAGGATTATTTGCAGGAGAAGCACTACTGAGAGAATGAGAACCCTGCATCTTGCACTTTGGGAGTAAGAAAAAGAGATTGAAATACAGTTTACAAACCCATTGCCATCAGAATCTTTTGCtgccataacttttttttttttttttgtatgtataACAGTCATTAGTTTGTTTAGGGGTGGGGAAGTGTTTGCAAGGTGTCctgaatttattttggttcttTAAAAAGGGAAGTCTTGAGGTTGTAGAGGTGTGAATTCTTTCATCAGTGTGCAGAATGATCACAATGTGAATTATAAGATCCTCTTTAACGACCCCCTCCCCAGTCCTTTGCTGCTATCCACTGTGATTTTTATGCATTAAAAGCACATTTCATGTGTATTCAGCCCTAAGTAAAGTGGAATGAAACTTACAGAATAAAAATTGCTGTCTTCTTAAGTGACCCATCTTCAAAAGATAGTACTAAGTAAACATACCTGTGTGATGAAACACAGAATTTACATATACACTGAAGACGATTTTTAAATCTCATACTTTGAAAGGATTTATTTGGAATTATGAGTTGACATGATCTTGGTAATGGAATGCAGATCTGCAACATATCTTTTATAAcacttttctaaattattttaaggTTGTGCTAATTTTTTCGGTTGTGAAAAGTTgaatttttctgttgctttctttcCCATCTTGTAATTTGTCTGTTTTAATAAATGGCCTtacattaaaaaattgttaagaaaTGTATACCACCAGTTTAGAAATTGTTGCCTTTTCTATCACTAAACTCGGGTACAAATTGGCATCAGTTGTAAAGACCTATGGATCTAGAACCattattaaagaaatattaatgatCGTAGTTTCCTGTGATAGCATCTCTGGTGTTACATATACTTTCCTTTGGTAAAATGTTTTACTTATGACTTCTTCAGCTTAGCCACCACTTTCTTGGGTGAACTTGATTGTAAACTAATTTTTATAAATGGACTGAATTCCCATTCAACATTAAAACTTATTCTATAAAGTTTTAAATTGATTTGGATGGAAAGAAAACAGTGTTTTAAagttgaatttatatttttattttatatagttattattcAAATGTACTAGATTTGACTACTCCTTCCCCCACTAAAATCAACCCTTAATGACTTTAGTTGAAAAATTGTGGAAATTGTGGAGTGTCATGTGAGAAAACTATTAAAACCATATCAAATATGCCTACCATATATCCtgctatttaaaaatagatttcttgtttcttttttaatttagctAAATAATTTGGCCTCAGTAGTTATTTTATCTCTTTGAGTAATATGTTGGGGGAAATGGGGATGTTATACCCAATAATTTTTAGttgttttgaaatgcagagtgtttATTCTTTTCACAGTTCTGCAACATAGTAATTTTAGAATTGCCCCTTCCAGGAAATGTTCCTAGCTACAGagctttaaaggaaaatatttctatCTCAGATGTGAGATATGTAATTTGAgatgtttcttcctttttcctattTCCTACTCCTTTAAACACAAGGGTAAGGGTCTTGGATCAAACTTACTAGGTGTCATTTGAACATATGTGTATCCTCAGTtgtttctctgtttgtgttttagaGTTAGAACTGAGATAATACCAAGAAAAGGCACATTGCCATAATATGGTGTTATGGTATTTTGACTAAAAGGGGAAAAGGTACTTACTTTTGGTGGAATGTTGATTGTACCTTGTTAGAATGACTCCTTTCATTTTCTGATGTTTTCACTTACCATGGGATATGGAGTATACTGTAATAATATAATTTAAGTGTTCACTATAAGCTATTTGGATTAAAAACTATCAAACTAGTGGAAgacatttaaactatttttttgcaaaactatttatttttaaacaacttaaaaaatatatctagGGTGAGTTAAAAGTCCCTGTGCATCTATATTAGATGGCGGGTATTGCTGCAGAGTCACTGTGTGTGAATAATAAATGTTGAGCTGGCTTCTCTGTGTCTGCAGAAGCATGTCCATGTCCTTCCGTGAGATCCCGGTGCACAGACGTCTTTGGACTGCCCTAACCCTGTCTCATGTGGACAGAGCCTGTTCCCTTCATTTTCTCATGGTGCCGTGTGTTTAAGATCTACCCATCTAGTGTCAAGATGATTCTGATTTTCATCTCAATGTTTTCAATATTGTATTTTGCCTTTTTTGGAGGGCAAGTCTTGATACCGTTATAATTCCAAAAGCCAATTTCTGATGTGCTTTTCTGTGTTCCTAAAATATTTGAAGTCATATGGCTTTTTCTATTCCAATTTGAAATTGTGAGGTTCTGTTAGTACTTGgataaaaatcagaatatttgCCAAGATGTGAAACTTAGAAAGGTATAttgcattagtttttttttttttttatgtagagaGAGATTCATTTGGCATAGGTAGCATAACATGATATAAAAGATTGTTGTATATGATACTAGAACAGTCTGGCTAAGAATGGAAGCAGGAGAAAGAGCGATAAATCTTCATCCTGTAACTTGGATAAATTTTTGGACTCAGTTGAAAGGTAACTTAGATGGAATAGACACAATCTGAGTGCTTTCCAAATTGTGCTTCTAAAAATCTGAGCTCAAGGTgagaaaaacacaacaaagaagtaGAATCTATTTGCTATAATGAAtgagtcagctttttttttttttttttttttttaaatcagctatTTCGTCACAAAACATGATGAAGGCCTGGAGCTTATTCTCAGGCTTACTCTAATACActattatgtatttttataaataataagaaaGCTGTAGAAAGtacttgaaaaataatttgctcttgctctttctgtctaGCGAAAACTGGTCTCTTTCTACTTGGTGCAATAATCTGAAGATGTGGAAGGTCAAAAACATTATATCACAGGAAATGATCAAAGaactaaaaatagtttttaaggaAACCAGCTACACAGGGCAACCATCTTGCTGTTGAAGAAAATCATGTGCCAAAAGCCCTAAATCATTGGCAATAGGAAATTAAAcaagaatattttataatttctgagCCAGTGTTATTGAAACAGGATAAAGtcactaaaattttaaataggttTATGCAATGTCTCTGCTAGCACTACATGTCTAAATATCTTTCTAACAGTGCTTTCAGAAATTCCAGTTTTAATTACTGTACATTTCACATTGTATATGAGAGAGATTGCTTTATGAATGattcaaaaataatatattttcatttaaatcttCATTGATTTTCATCAAATGTGAAGtcttaatttgaaaatgaaatcacaCTGCCAGCAATAGACAGTTTTGTTGAAATCGCTAATAAGGAACAATAGCCAGTTCCggaaataattctaaaattctaaaattgtTGGTACGCTAGTAATTAcacatttggtttctttttaatacttttttaatcCTGCAAGGAAGGTTTTTATAAATACCCTTTTTATTAATCGTAACATGGCCAAATGCATAGATGCTGTTTCTGAGAAGTGATTCAGACATCCAGAGATGATGACTAAAAATTTCTGCAGAATTTTATAAGTACACGTGTTGGGTTACAGATATTTCCTAGTCATTGGAGTGCCATGAAATTATACTTGCAATCCAGATTGCTGTAGTTTACACTTTTTCTGTATGTTTCAAATCAGGTGTGTACCATTTGTACTGAACACCACAGAATGAATTATCCAAAGTCCATTGATTTTAATACGTGTTTTGGTTTGTAAACAAATTATAGTAATTTCTTGCACATTTTTGGAAATTAATTGTATAAGAATTTATGTATCTACTTCTAGATACAGTGTGTAAATAAAAATTTCGTTCACAAGATCTTCCTTGTAGTCTGTTTAATATCCTGATGCAGTGTCTGATGTTACTTAGCGTGTGGTTGGCCAGATAAGCTTCAGGATGTCCCCAGGAACTGGGCAGGACTGGAGGGTTGGAGCCAGTAACTTTCAGTAAAAAAGGGTAAGTGAATTCATTCACTAATGGAAGACAGCAGACCGATTGGAAGCCAACCAGTTGTGCTAATGTAAAGAAACCTTTGACACAAGGCGGGAAGTAGGGAGATTATctactaaataaatgaatgaattaaggaTGATATGGTAAAGAAACCCCACTAAAAGAAAGGTAACCCAAGGGAGGAGATGTTTGGGTTgtgacttgtttttaaaaagtgtcctCCAGGTGATTAAAGCATATCTGTGTAGAGGTTTTTTAGAAACCCTCTCATAGATGAGGAGAATTTCTAGTTATAGCCACTGAATTTTAATTGCTCTAAGTTCTTAAACTATCACATTGGGTTAAGCAattgttttagaattttattctatttttccaacatccttttttcctttcatggCTAATTCGAAGGTAACATTTTAATCAGATCTTGGGTAGAATATATCATAAAGTTTGACTTTAGTAGATACAATCCAAATAATGTGGAGAAGTTCTAAGCACATTTTCTGGAACTGGTGTCAGTTGACAGCATTGACACTGATGTCATACTGGTGCTACCAAAACACTGGATTGTGAGACAGGAATGGTCAGGCCTAGAGAATTCTGGGAAAGAAAAATTAACCAACTTTAGCCACATAAacagatttttccttttcaaaggaGGATTTTGTTCTCAGCCCCTACTCTAGAGTCATCCGTTTAGCAAGGTAGAGAAACTGTTCTGAGGCCAGGCTGTGCTCTCTTGGAGGTATCTGTGGGCCCAGCGAGGAGACCCGGCACTCAGAGGGCGAAGCACCTGGAGCTATGATGACAGATAACTCACTAGAGACATCTGGTGACCTCAGAACTTAACCCGACTTCTAATTAAGCTCCCCCAGCAAGTTTCTTCTACTCCCACCTCTCAACCCTTAACTCTTTGTTGAGCCTCAAAGGCTTTATTTCTGCTTTCC
It includes:
- the SOCS6 gene encoding suppressor of cytokine signaling 6 encodes the protein MKKISLKTFRKSFNLNKSKEESDFMVVQQPSLASDFGKDDSLFGSCYGKEMASCDINSEDEKGGKNRSKSESLMGTLKRRLSAKQKPKGKGSTPTGGSADEDTFSSSSAPIVFKDVRAQRPIRSTSLRSHHYSPTPWPLRPTNSEETCIKMEVRVKALVHSSSPSPALNGVRKDFQDLQSETVCQEQSNSLKGSDSPNGDLHLHLDEHVPVVIGLMPQDYIQYTVPLDEGMYPLEGSRSYCLDSSSPMEVSAVPPPGGGSSFPEDENQVDQDLVVAPEIFVDPSVNGLLISTTGVMLQSPRASHDDVPPLSPLLPPMQNNQIQRNFSGLTGTDAHVAESVRCHLNFDPNSAPGVARVYDSVQSSGPMVVTSLTEELKKLAKQGWYWGPITRWEAEGKLANVPDGSFLVRDSSDDRYLLSLSFRSHGKTLHTRIEHSNGRFSFYEQPDVEGHTSIVDLIEHSIRDSENGAFCYSRSRLPGSATYPVRLTNPVSRFMQVRSLQYLCRFVIRQYTRIDLIQKLPLPNKMKDYLQEKHY